TCCAGCTGACCACTCTCCAGCACTTGAGTTTTGGCGATCTCATCGCCCAATCGCCGCCCCTGCTCATTTCCAATGACCAACAACCCTTCCAGCGAGAGCACGGCGCCCCATCCGATCCATCCGACATACGGTATTTCAAACGCCAACTGGGCAAGGCCGCAAGGCAGATTACGAATGATCGATTCTCGGAACCCTGCCGGGTCCCTGGTACGGGGCACGATGGTCTGGAGCCCGATGAGCCGCTTCCCGACACTGCGACCGCCGCCGAATCCGTCGGCCAGCAAGAGATAGGCAAGTCCGGCCAGAGCACCGATCGGGGGAACCAACTTACTCACCGCCGCGACGATCAGGAGATCGATCATTTTGGCAATGAAGCGATTCAGCACCTGGGCCTTGGGATAAACGCCCAGTTCGAGCGGGCTGTGCCCGATTGCCTCCTCCACCACCGGAGATCTCTCCAATTCTTCGACACTATAGCAAATCTCTTTCACCTGCACAAACAAAGTCGCAATCTCGCCGCGCGCACCATCCATGCGTCTTCCTCTTGCCTTTACCCTCGTCGCCTGAGTAGAATCCGCGAAACTTTGCCGACAAGAGGCACGCTCGATGATCAAACTGTTACGCGAAGCTGCTCACGACTATCCGTGGTTCCTCAAATCCATCATGGGCCTGCTCGCCCTCGCGTTCGTCATTACGATGGGCTGGTGGGGCTTCGGCCAGAGCAGCGGCAATGTCGTCGCCTCCGTCGGGGACCAGGTCGTTCCTTTGGATGAATACCGCCGGGCCTATGAAAATACGTATCGCTTTTACAAGGACAAGGGTCAAAACGACATCAAGGATGAGTTTCTGAAACAGTTTGTGCTGGAGCAACTCATCGACAATCGCATGTGGCTGCATGTGGCGAAAGAGATGGGTCTAACGGTCTCCGACGAAGACTTGCGCAAAGCGATCATGCAACGCACGGAGTTTCAGAAGAACGGGAGTTTCGATCCCGACGCGTACAAGAGATTGCTGTCGGCGAATCGCTTGACCCCGGCTTCATTCGAGGCCATGGAGGCCAAGGATATTCTCACCAACAAAGCGCGGCTGGTCATCATGGATGCCGTCGCGCTCACGCCGGCTGAATATACGGAAGCACAGACACTCGCGGCTCGCGAAGGGGACGCCGATCCGGCCAAGGCTGCTGCGGCCAAGGAGCGGGTTTTCCAGAGCCTCCTGTTTCAGAAGCAGCAACGGGCGTTGATGGCCTACGCGGAGTCGATGAAGAGCAAAGTTCCCGTGAAAATTCACAAAGAGCTTATGTAACGGTCGCCCAGCCACTCCCGATCAGCATCGCATCCCCATAACTATAGAATCGATACCGTTGCGCCACTGCCTCTTCATAGGCGGCGCGGAGCGGTTGCACACCCACGAAGGCGGACACCAGCATCAGCAGGGTCGTCCGCGGCAAATGAAAGTTTGTCACCATCGCGTCGATCACCTGAAATTCAAACCCCGGGGTAATAAACAGTTCGGCCGGTCCCTGAAAGGGCTCAATCCCGCGCCCGCCTCGCGCCGCTGTCTCCAGGGCGCGCACGACCGTAGTGCCCACTGCCACCACACGATTCCCCCGCTCCCGCGTCAGGCGAATCTGCGCCACCGTCTGCGCCGACACCTCGATTCGTTCGGCCAGCATGCGATGGTCTTCGATTCGCTCGGTCTTCACACTGCGAAACGTGCCGGGGCCGACGTGTAACGTCACCTGTGCCAGCTCGATTCCCTTTCCCGCCAGGGCCTGCACCAACTCGCGCGTAAAATGTAGCCCGGCGGTGGGCGCCGCAATAGCCCCTTCATGTTGAGCAAACATGGTCTGGTACCATTCCTGATCGTCCGCTGACGGTTCCCGTTTGATATACGGAGGAAGCGGCATCGTGCCCGTGGCCTGCATGAGTTCGTAGACGCTTGCGACACCCGACACCTGTACGGTCGTTCGAAGCCGGCTGCGCTCCACAATCTCTCCGGTACCGCCGCCCGGAAACTCGATCACCGCGCCTGGCCGAAAGCGTCCCTTGATCAGCACCTCCCAGAGCCCCTGCCCGAGATCTTCCACAAACAGCAGGTCGAGGAGTTTTCCGTTCGACCGGACCTGCGCGGGCACACGGGCCGGCATCACCTTGGTGTTATTCACCACCACGAGATCCCCCGACTGCAGCAATGATGGAAGGTCAGCCACCTGCCGGTGCACGCGTTCGCCTCCCTGCCGATCCAGCACAAGCAAACGCGCGCGATCACGCGGGATCACCGGGTGATCGGCTACAAGTACTGGATCAAAGGGGAAATCGAACTCGCTGAGTAACATCAGGGGGTCGGTATCACCGGCATCATCAACTGCGAGAGCGCCGCGTTGTGCAACTCGGTTCCAGGATAGTAATACTGCAGAATACTGCTGTACGAATAGCCCAGCTCGGCCAACTCTTTCGCGCCCCATTGGCAGAGCCCCACGGCATGGCCTGCTCCATAGCCGGCAAACACCACCTCGGCACCGATCGATTCCACCTCGAACTGGGTGCTGGGAATGACGGTGTACCCCACGGCCTTCCGAAGATCCTCGCCACGCAATACCGTCTCTCCGCCGGAGTGCAAAATCCGCAGGCGCGAGACCCGTCCGGCCCGGCTGTAGGCAATCGGAGTGATCGTGGCAATCGTTCCCACAGAGAAACCCTGATGCCGCAGATTGTGCTCAAGTTGATCGATCTTCACACTGGCCCGCCATTGATAGTAGGGCGATTCGAGATCGAATGGGCATTCGACCCCCTTGAGGTAGGGCAGGTCTTTGTTCGCCCAGACATTCACGGCATCTTCCGTCGGGCCGGCCGCGGTGGATGAGAACGCGGCATAGATCGGCGCCTGTTGATGGGTGACGACAATGCCTCGCGTCGATTCAACCGCATCCTCCACTCGGCGGTCTACTCCTGTGCGACCTCGATACACCTGATCCTGAATGGTCGCCACCACATCATAGTCCCGTGCCGCACTGAGCATTTTGTTATACAGCGCATAGGTCCGTGCCGCCACGGCCTGCACCTTCAACATTTCCGGGTGCCAGGCCGAACTGACCTCCGACGGCACGACCCCCTTCACATACTCCTCCAAATCGACCTGGTTGACAACCGAGAGCCCGCGCCCTTTGCGCGACAGACGCACAACCCCGCTGAGCGCCAATGGAGCTCCCGCGGTTGCGCCCCCCTCTTTGCCGATCACCAGCGAGAGGTTGTTCCGCAGCGGACGGATGAGGACCTGCCCGCCCATGCTGCGCCGGCCATCGACATGCACGCCGTCTCCTCGGGCCGTGAGATGGATCGGCGCTTGCAGGATTTTCGTGTCGCCCGTCTCCGTCACAAGAGCGAGAGCGCCCTCTGATCGCACTTCCACCAACGGCGCCTCTTGGGCCAAGAGGACGCGAATGGATTCGGCAAAGACGGCCGGTACGCAGAACAGCGCGAGCAGCAACATGCCCCCCGCTGCGGCCAGGCTGGATGACTGATGTCGAATCAGCGGCGAAAGAGCCATGAAAGGAAGTAGAACACCAGGCTCAGCAGGATGCTGAACACGAGACTGGTCGCGATCGGGACATACAGACTGAATCGCTCTCGCGTGACCGAGAAGTCGCCCGGTAATTTACCGATCCACGCGAACGCAGAGCCAAGGCCTGGCCATTTTTCCGCCAGCGTGAGCAGCAGCCCGACGGCGACCAACACCAGGCCCGCCACAATCAACGATCGACCGATACCAGTCCACGCTGCCATCGTTCATTGTATCAGACATTCGGCGATCTGCACGGCGTTGAGGGCGGCGCCCTTCCGCAGGTTGTCGCTCACAACCCAGAGATTCAACCCGTTGGTAATCGACTCGTCCACTCGCACCCGACCGACATACACGTCATCCTTACCGGACACATCGAACGGCATCGGATACAGCTTCTTCACGGGATCGTCGTACACAATCACGCCGGGCATCTCCGCCAGCGCAGCCCGCGCATCGTTCGCCTTCAACGGACGATCCAGTTCAACGTTGATCGCCTCGGAGTGACAACGCAACACCGGCACCCGCACCGTGGTCGCCGTGACCCGCAACGACGGCATCTCCAGAATCTTCCTGGTCTCCTGAACGATCTTCACCTCTTCCGAACAGTCGCCGCCGTCACCGAACGATCCCACCTGCGGCAACAGGTTGAACGCGATCTGATAGGGATAGACCTGCACCTTCACATCCTGGAAGGCCATTAAAGCCTTGGTCTGATCGACCAACTCGTCCATCGCCGCAGAACCGGTGCCCGATACCGACTGAAAGGTGGTCACGACCACCCGCTTGATGCCGGCAATATCGCGCAGCGGCTTCAGCGCCATGACCAGGGGGGTTGTGGTGCAGTTCGGAATGGCCACGATCCCGCGCTTCATCGAGCGCAACGCTGCCGCATTGACCTCCGGAACGACCAGCGGCACATCGGGATCCATCCGGAAGACCGCGCTGTCATCGATGACGACGACACCGGCCGCGCCCAACCGTGCCCCGTAGTCCCGACTGATGGCATCGGTCGCGGAGACGAATGCGATGTCGACTCCGGCAAAGGACGAGGCCTCCGTCAACTCCTCCACCTTGTACTCCTTGCCCTGGCACGACAACACGTCGCCGGCCGACCGCTTGGAGGAGAACAGGCGCAACGTCTCGATTGGAAAGTTGCGTTCTTCCAGAATCTCCAGACTTTCTTTTCCCACGGCCCCGGTCGCACCGAGAATCGCCACCGTATAGGCCTGTTTTTTCTTCAACATGATGCTGTCCTTACGCAGTCGCGGTCAGAACCCTGATGCGGTGATTGAATGTATCCGCAACATAGACGGTCCCGGACGCGTCCACCGCTACACCGAATGGATAACTGAGACTTCCTGCCAAGGCATCGCCGCCGTCGCCGCCGAACTGCGCGACACCGGTACCGGACAGACGAGCGATCGT
This sequence is a window from Nitrospira sp.. Protein-coding genes within it:
- a CDS encoding RDD family protein, whose product is MDGARGEIATLFVQVKEICYSVEELERSPVVEEAIGHSPLELGVYPKAQVLNRFIAKMIDLLIVAAVSKLVPPIGALAGLAYLLLADGFGGGRSVGKRLIGLQTIVPRTRDPAGFRESIIRNLPCGLAQLAFEIPYVGWIGWGAVLSLEGLLVIGNEQGRRLGDEIAKTQVLESGQLDVSD
- a CDS encoding SurA N-terminal domain-containing protein, coding for MIKLLREAAHDYPWFLKSIMGLLALAFVITMGWWGFGQSSGNVVASVGDQVVPLDEYRRAYENTYRFYKDKGQNDIKDEFLKQFVLEQLIDNRMWLHVAKEMGLTVSDEDLRKAIMQRTEFQKNGSFDPDAYKRLLSANRLTPASFEAMEAKDILTNKARLVIMDAVALTPAEYTEAQTLAAREGDADPAKAAAAKERVFQSLLFQKQQRALMAYAESMKSKVPVKIHKELM
- the queA gene encoding tRNA preQ1(34) S-adenosylmethionine ribosyltransferase-isomerase QueA; the protein is MLLSEFDFPFDPVLVADHPVIPRDRARLLVLDRQGGERVHRQVADLPSLLQSGDLVVVNNTKVMPARVPAQVRSNGKLLDLLFVEDLGQGLWEVLIKGRFRPGAVIEFPGGGTGEIVERSRLRTTVQVSGVASVYELMQATGTMPLPPYIKREPSADDQEWYQTMFAQHEGAIAAPTAGLHFTRELVQALAGKGIELAQVTLHVGPGTFRSVKTERIEDHRMLAERIEVSAQTVAQIRLTRERGNRVVAVGTTVVRALETAARGGRGIEPFQGPAELFITPGFEFQVIDAMVTNFHLPRTTLLMLVSAFVGVQPLRAAYEEAVAQRYRFYSYGDAMLIGSGWATVT
- a CDS encoding SpoIID/LytB domain-containing protein, whose protein sequence is MALSPLIRHQSSSLAAAGGMLLLALFCVPAVFAESIRVLLAQEAPLVEVRSEGALALVTETGDTKILQAPIHLTARGDGVHVDGRRSMGGQVLIRPLRNNLSLVIGKEGGATAGAPLALSGVVRLSRKGRGLSVVNQVDLEEYVKGVVPSEVSSAWHPEMLKVQAVAARTYALYNKMLSAARDYDVVATIQDQVYRGRTGVDRRVEDAVESTRGIVVTHQQAPIYAAFSSTAAGPTEDAVNVWANKDLPYLKGVECPFDLESPYYQWRASVKIDQLEHNLRHQGFSVGTIATITPIAYSRAGRVSRLRILHSGGETVLRGEDLRKAVGYTVIPSTQFEVESIGAEVVFAGYGAGHAVGLCQWGAKELAELGYSYSSILQYYYPGTELHNAALSQLMMPVIPTP
- a CDS encoding DUF2905 domain-containing protein, with translation MAAWTGIGRSLIVAGLVLVAVGLLLTLAEKWPGLGSAFAWIGKLPGDFSVTRERFSLYVPIATSLVFSILLSLVFYFLSWLFRR
- a CDS encoding aspartate-semialdehyde dehydrogenase, which encodes MLKKKQAYTVAILGATGAVGKESLEILEERNFPIETLRLFSSKRSAGDVLSCQGKEYKVEELTEASSFAGVDIAFVSATDAISRDYGARLGAAGVVVIDDSAVFRMDPDVPLVVPEVNAAALRSMKRGIVAIPNCTTTPLVMALKPLRDIAGIKRVVVTTFQSVSGTGSAAMDELVDQTKALMAFQDVKVQVYPYQIAFNLLPQVGSFGDGGDCSEEVKIVQETRKILEMPSLRVTATTVRVPVLRCHSEAINVELDRPLKANDARAALAEMPGVIVYDDPVKKLYPMPFDVSGKDDVYVGRVRVDESITNGLNLWVVSDNLRKGAALNAVQIAECLIQ